A window from Pseudopipra pipra isolate bDixPip1 chromosome 25, bDixPip1.hap1, whole genome shotgun sequence encodes these proteins:
- the FOXP4 gene encoding forkhead box protein P4 isoform X1, translated as MMVESASETIRSTPSAQNGVSSLSQQPDGGGGGAGGGGRDGAAGEANGEMSPVELLHFQQQQALQVARQFLLQQATGLSSPSSNEGKQPAVQVPVSVAMMSPQMITPQQMQQILSPPQLQALLQQQQAIMLQQLQEYYKKQQEQLHLQLLTQQQAGKQQPKEPLGNKQLAFQQQLLQMQQLQQQHLLNLQRQGLVSLPPGQGTVPLQTLPQAVCPSDLQQLWKEVTAAQPVEDSIKQEGLDLTTNTSNSTSFSAAKVSPPISHHPLPNGQSTMHTPRRDSSSHEETPGSHPLYGHGECKWPGCETLCEDLGQFVKHLNTEHALDDRSTAQCRVQMQVVQQLEIQLAKESERLQAMMAHLHMRPSEPKPFSQPVSLNLVSSATLSKSTSDTFPDGLPHPPTSATAPITPLRQGPSVISSSTLHNVGPIRRRNSEKFCTPISSELAQNHEFYKNADVRPPFTYASLIRQAILETPDRQLTLNEIYNWFTRMFAYFRRNTATWKNAVRHNLSLHKCFVRVENVKGAVWTVDEHEYQKRRPPKMTGSPTLVKNMISGLGYGALNASYQAALAESSFPLLNSPTMINTSSASAMLHVGHDDVSSTVEQVNSNGSNSPRLSPQQYSHPVHVKEEPAEAEDDSRPVSLMATTNQNVTIPDDRDLEEELPVEDLS; from the exons GCTCTCCAGGTGGCACGCcagttcctgctgcagcaggccacggggctgagctcccccagcaGCAACGAGGGCAAGCAgccagcagtgcag GTGCCCGTGTCCGTGGCCATGATGTCCCCACAGATGATCACGCCGCAGCAGATGCAGCAGATCCTCTCTCCGCCCCAGCTCCAggccctcctgcagcagcagcaggcgATAATGCTGCAACAG ctgcaggaATACTACAAGAAGCAACAGGAGCAGCTTCACCTGCAGCTATTGACACAGCAGcaagctggaaagcagcaacCCAAAGAG CCGTTGGGGAACAAGCAGCTggccttccagcagcagctcctgcagatgcagcagctccagcagcagcacctgttAAACCTGCAGCGCCAGGGCCTGGTGAGCCTCCCTCCAGGGCAGGGCACGGTGCCCCTGCAGACCCTGCCCCAAG CCGTGTGCCCCTCGgacctccagcagctctggaaggaGGTCACGGCTGCCCAGCCTGTCGAGGACAGCATTAAGCAAGAAGGTCTTGACCTCACCACCAACACCTCCAACTCTACCTCGTTTTCGGCCGCCAAGGTCTCGCCTCCCATTTCCCATCACCCTCTGCCCAATGGACAGAGCACCATGCACACGCCCAGAAGGGACAG ctcttcccacGAAGAGACCCCCGGCTCCCACCCGCTCTACGGCCACGGAGAGTGCAAGTGGCCTGGCTGCGAAACCCTCTGTGAGGACTTGGGGCAGTTTGTCAA ACACCTCAACACAGAACATGCACTTGATGACCGAAGCACGGCCCAGTGTCGAGTCCAGATGCAAGTGGTACAGCAGCTGGAGATACAG CTGGCCAAGGAGAGCGAGCGTCTCCAAGCAATGATGGCCCATCTTCACATGAGACCTTCAGAGCCAAAGCCTTTCAGCCAGCCTGTAAGC CTGAACCTGGTCTCCAGTGCCACCCTCTCCAAGAGCACTTCCGACACGTTTCCCGACGGTTTACCTCATCCCCCCACCTCCGCCACGGCGCCCATCACCCCCCTGCGGCAGGGCCCCTCCGTCATCAGCTCTTCCACTTTACACAACGTGGGGCCCATCCGCAGGAGGAACTCGGAGAAGTTCTGCACCCCAATATCTTCAG aACTTGCACAGAACCACGAGTTCTACAAGAACGCCGACGTCCGACCGCCCTTCACGTACGCCTCGCTCATCCGGCAG GCCATCCTGGAGACCCCCGACAGGCAGCTAACGTTGAATGAAATCTATAACTGGTTCACGCGGATGTTTGCCTACTTCCGGAGGAACACGGCCACCTGGAAg AACGCCGTCCGCCACAACCTGAGCCTGCACAAGTGCTTCGTGCGCGTGGAGAACGTCAAGGGAGCCGTGTGGACCGTGGACGAGCACGAGTACCAAAAGCGAAGGCCACCAAAGATGACAGG GAGTCCGACCTTAGTCAAAAATATGATTTCAGGACTCGGTTATGGAGCACTTAATGCAAGTTACCAG GCTGCGCTGGCAGAGAGCAGCTTCCCGCTGCTCAACAGCCCCACCATGATCAACACCAGCTCGGCCAGTGCCATGCTGCACGTGGGCCACGACGACGTCAGCAGCACCGTGGAGCAGGTCAACAGCAACGGCAGCAACAGCCCGCGCCTGTCCCCGCAGCAGTACAG CCACCCAGTGCACGTGAAGGAGGAACCAGCCGAGGCGGAGGACGACAGCAGACCCGTGTCGCTGATGGCCACCACCAACCAGAATGTGACGATTCCCGACGACAGGGACCTGGAGGAGGAGCTGCCAGTGGAAGACTTGTCCTAA
- the FOXP4 gene encoding forkhead box protein P4 isoform X2, whose amino-acid sequence MMVESASETIRSTPSAQNGVSSLSQQPDGGGGGAGGGGRDGAAGEANGEMSPVELLHFQQQQALQVARQFLLQQATGLSSPSSNEGKQPAVQVPVSVAMMSPQMITPQQMQQILSPPQLQALLQQQQAIMLQQLQEYYKKQQEQLHLQLLTQQQAGKQQPKEPLGNKQLAFQQQLLQMQQLQQQHLLNLQRQGLVSLPPGQGTVPLQTLPQAVCPSDLQQLWKEVTAAQPVEDSIKQEGLDLTTNTSNSTSFSAAKVSPPISHHPLPNGQSTMHTPRRDSSSHEETPGSHPLYGHGECKWPGCETLCEDLGQFVKHLNTEHALDDRSTAQCRVQMQVVQQLEIQLAKESERLQAMMAHLHMRPSEPKPFSQPLNLVSSATLSKSTSDTFPDGLPHPPTSATAPITPLRQGPSVISSSTLHNVGPIRRRNSEKFCTPISSELAQNHEFYKNADVRPPFTYASLIRQAILETPDRQLTLNEIYNWFTRMFAYFRRNTATWKNAVRHNLSLHKCFVRVENVKGAVWTVDEHEYQKRRPPKMTGSPTLVKNMISGLGYGALNASYQAALAESSFPLLNSPTMINTSSASAMLHVGHDDVSSTVEQVNSNGSNSPRLSPQQYSHPVHVKEEPAEAEDDSRPVSLMATTNQNVTIPDDRDLEEELPVEDLS is encoded by the exons GCTCTCCAGGTGGCACGCcagttcctgctgcagcaggccacggggctgagctcccccagcaGCAACGAGGGCAAGCAgccagcagtgcag GTGCCCGTGTCCGTGGCCATGATGTCCCCACAGATGATCACGCCGCAGCAGATGCAGCAGATCCTCTCTCCGCCCCAGCTCCAggccctcctgcagcagcagcaggcgATAATGCTGCAACAG ctgcaggaATACTACAAGAAGCAACAGGAGCAGCTTCACCTGCAGCTATTGACACAGCAGcaagctggaaagcagcaacCCAAAGAG CCGTTGGGGAACAAGCAGCTggccttccagcagcagctcctgcagatgcagcagctccagcagcagcacctgttAAACCTGCAGCGCCAGGGCCTGGTGAGCCTCCCTCCAGGGCAGGGCACGGTGCCCCTGCAGACCCTGCCCCAAG CCGTGTGCCCCTCGgacctccagcagctctggaaggaGGTCACGGCTGCCCAGCCTGTCGAGGACAGCATTAAGCAAGAAGGTCTTGACCTCACCACCAACACCTCCAACTCTACCTCGTTTTCGGCCGCCAAGGTCTCGCCTCCCATTTCCCATCACCCTCTGCCCAATGGACAGAGCACCATGCACACGCCCAGAAGGGACAG ctcttcccacGAAGAGACCCCCGGCTCCCACCCGCTCTACGGCCACGGAGAGTGCAAGTGGCCTGGCTGCGAAACCCTCTGTGAGGACTTGGGGCAGTTTGTCAA ACACCTCAACACAGAACATGCACTTGATGACCGAAGCACGGCCCAGTGTCGAGTCCAGATGCAAGTGGTACAGCAGCTGGAGATACAG CTGGCCAAGGAGAGCGAGCGTCTCCAAGCAATGATGGCCCATCTTCACATGAGACCTTCAGAGCCAAAGCCTTTCAGCCAGCCT CTGAACCTGGTCTCCAGTGCCACCCTCTCCAAGAGCACTTCCGACACGTTTCCCGACGGTTTACCTCATCCCCCCACCTCCGCCACGGCGCCCATCACCCCCCTGCGGCAGGGCCCCTCCGTCATCAGCTCTTCCACTTTACACAACGTGGGGCCCATCCGCAGGAGGAACTCGGAGAAGTTCTGCACCCCAATATCTTCAG aACTTGCACAGAACCACGAGTTCTACAAGAACGCCGACGTCCGACCGCCCTTCACGTACGCCTCGCTCATCCGGCAG GCCATCCTGGAGACCCCCGACAGGCAGCTAACGTTGAATGAAATCTATAACTGGTTCACGCGGATGTTTGCCTACTTCCGGAGGAACACGGCCACCTGGAAg AACGCCGTCCGCCACAACCTGAGCCTGCACAAGTGCTTCGTGCGCGTGGAGAACGTCAAGGGAGCCGTGTGGACCGTGGACGAGCACGAGTACCAAAAGCGAAGGCCACCAAAGATGACAGG GAGTCCGACCTTAGTCAAAAATATGATTTCAGGACTCGGTTATGGAGCACTTAATGCAAGTTACCAG GCTGCGCTGGCAGAGAGCAGCTTCCCGCTGCTCAACAGCCCCACCATGATCAACACCAGCTCGGCCAGTGCCATGCTGCACGTGGGCCACGACGACGTCAGCAGCACCGTGGAGCAGGTCAACAGCAACGGCAGCAACAGCCCGCGCCTGTCCCCGCAGCAGTACAG CCACCCAGTGCACGTGAAGGAGGAACCAGCCGAGGCGGAGGACGACAGCAGACCCGTGTCGCTGATGGCCACCACCAACCAGAATGTGACGATTCCCGACGACAGGGACCTGGAGGAGGAGCTGCCAGTGGAAGACTTGTCCTAA